The nucleotide sequence GTGCCGCCGGTCGAGGTGGTCGTCGAGTAGATGTTCGTCCAGGTGGTGCCGTTGCCGGAGGTCTGGATCTGGTACGCCGACGCGTACGCCGCCTCCCAGCGCAGCACGACCTGGCTGATCGTCGCCGTCGTGCCCAGGTCGATCTGGATCCACTGTGGATCGCTGAACGCGGAAGCCCAGCGGGTGCCGGTGTTTCCGTCGACGACCGCGGACGCCGGGTAGGCGGCGGACTCGCTCGACGAGGCGGTTACCGGCTTGCCCTGCGAGATGAGCGTCGGCGCGGCGCTGGCGAACGGGATCGCGCCGAGCGGTATCAGGGCGAGCACGACCGCCGCGACGACGGTGAGGATGAGCGGCCGACGTCTGATCCGGCGAAGGGGAGTACGGGACGGGAAACCACGAAAAATCATGACCCTGCCTGTCCGTGGGGTGGGGCCCGGACGCCGAAACCGGGACATTGCCGTGGGGTGGGGGAGAGCGCTCTCGCTCGGGCCCGAGTGTTGCGCCCGGGTCACATCCACGTCAAGACATCAATTTATTACAACGTTATATATCCTGAATGCCGGAAGTGGCGGAAGATCAGACCGCAGCCGCGGTGACGACGTTGTCAGCGCGGACGCCGCCGGCCGTCAGCAGGTGGGCCACCGGAAGCGTCGCCGCGCCCAGCGCCACCGCGTCCACACCGAGCTGGCCCAGCTCGATGGTGGCCTGCTCGAAGGGCTTGCGCAGTGCCTGGGCGGCCGCCGCCGCGCGGATCGCGGGCAGCAGTCGGGGGCCCAGCGCCAGGCCGGCCCAGCCACCCAGCACCACCCGCTCGGGGTTGAACAGGTTGATCAGGTTGGCCACGCCGGCGCCCAGGTAGCCGGCCGTCTCCTCGAGCACCCGTTGGGCGGTCTCGGAGCGGTCGGCGGCCGCCAGCAGCGCGTTGATCTGCGACTCCTCGTCCACGCCGGGCACCGCGCGACCCCGCCGCGCCTCCCGGTAGCGCTCGATGATGCCCTCCGCGCCGACGTACGCCTCCAGGCAGCCGCGGGCGCCGCAACGGCAGTCCCGGCCGCCGTACACGAGCGTGGTGTGGCCCCACTCGCCGGCGCTGCTGGCCACCCCGCGGTAGGTCGCGCCGTTGCTGACCACCGTGGCGCCGACACCCGAGCCGACCAGCGCGAACACCGCGTGCCGCGCGCCCCGCCCGGCGCCGAACCACATCTCGGCCTGACCCTGCGTCTTGGCGCCGTTGTCGATGTAGAGCGGGACGTCGACCTCGGCCCGGATCATCCGCTCGAGGGGCACGCCGTCCCAGCCGAGCGTCTGCGCGTACACGACCGCCTCGGAGTCCTGCACGACCACGCCGGAGACGCCCACACCCACGCCGAGCAGGTCGGTGCGGGAAACGCCGGCCCGCTCGGTCACGGCCGAGAGGCCCGCGACGATGTGCCGCACCACCGTGGCCGGGTCGGGGCTCTGCTGGGCGGGCTCGCCCCGCTCGCCGGCCACTCCCGGCTCGCCGATCGCCCCGGGCGGGCGGGTCGCGTCGATCGGGTAGTCGGCGCTGGCCAGCAGCGCCATGGACAGGTCGAACAGCTCCACCCGCACCCGGGTCTCGCCGACGTCCACGCCCGCGACCAGCGCGAACCGGGGCGCCACGCGCAGGCTCATGCTCGGCCGGCCGCCGTCGGACTCCAGTGCGCCGGCGTCCACCACCAGGCCGGCCGCGATCAGGTCGGCGACCACGTTGCTGACCGCGGGCTGGCTCAGCCCGGTGTCGCGGGCCAGGTCCTGGCGGGTCAGCGGACCCTCCAGGAAGAGCTTCGACAGCAGCGCCGCCCGGTTCCGCAGCCGCACCGTGCGGTTCGTCGTCCGTTCCAGGGCCATGCCTACCTCGCTCCGCCGCTCGGCGCTCGTCCGCCGTCGTGGTCAAGGTCCGTAGCCTCACGGCTCCCGCTCATGCCTACCTCGCTCCGCCGCTCGGCGCTCGTCCGCCGTCGTGGTCAAGGTCCGTAGCCTCACGGCTCCCGCTCATGCCTACCTCGCTCCGCCGCTCGGCGCTCGTCCGCCGTCGTGGTCAAGGTCCGTAGCCTCACGGCTCCCGCTCATGCACCACCTCGATCAACCCGCCTACCGGCAGATAACTGTAAGGCTCTCGCGCCCGCGGCCAGCATCGTGAGAGCGATCCCTTGACGCCGCACCGCAAAGTCACTTTAATGACGACGTAATTTAAGCCCTGATGTAATACCCACGCCAGAAGGGCAGATCGTGTCTCGACGACTGTTAGCTATGACTGCCGCGGCTGTGATGCTGGCCGCTTCGATTACCGCGTGTGGCGACGACTCGGACAGTGGTTCGGGCGGCGGTGCCAAGACGCTCACCTACTGGGCCAGCAACCAGGGCGCCAGCATCGACTTCGACAAGCAGACGCTCCAGCCCGAGCTGGACAAGTTCGAGCAGCAGACCGGCATCAAGGTCAACGTTGAGGTCGTGCCCTGGTCCGACCTGCTCAACCGGCTGCTCGCCGCGGCCACCTCCGGCAAGGGCCCGGACGTGGTCAACATCGGCAACACCTGGTCGGCGTCGCTGCAGGCGACCGGCGCCTTCGTCCCCTTCGACGACGCCACGCTCAACTCCGTCGGCGGCAAGGACCGCTTCGTGCCGGCCGCGCTGGCCGCCGCGGGCGCACCCGGCCAGCCGCCGACCGCCGTTCCGCTGTACAGCCTCGCGTACGCGCTGTACTACAACAAGAAGATGTTCGCCGACGCCGGCGTCACCGCGCCGCCGACGACCTGGGAAGAGCTGATCGAGGTCGGCAAGAAGCTGACCAAGGGCCAGCAGTGGGGCCTCGCGGTCGAGGGCGCCAACCCTTCGGAAAACGCGCACCACGCCTTCGCGTTCGGCCAGCAGTGGGGCGGCGAGTGGTTCGACGCCTCCGGCAAGCCGACCTTCGACACCCCGCAGAACGTGGCGGCGGTCAAGCGGTACATCGACTTCATGGCCGTTGACAAGATCGTCAACCCGAGCAACGCCGAGTACGCGCAGAACCAGTCGGTCGCCGACTTCGCCAACGGCAAGGCGGCCATGCTGCTGTGGCAGGCGGCCGGCAACGCGTTCAAGGCGCAGGGCATGGCGGCCGACGCGTACGGCGTCGCGCCCGTGCCGTTCCCGGCCACCGCCCCGGCCGGCGGCAAGAAGGTCAACAGCATGGTGGCCGGCATCAACATCGCGGTGTTCAAGCACACCAAGGACAAGGACGCCGCGCTGCAGTTCGTCAAGTTCATGACCAGCGACGCCGAGCAGGTCCAGCTCAACAAGACCTACGGCTCGCTGCCGTCGGTCACCACCGTCGCCTCGGACGCGGCGTTCCAGGCCGAGGAGCAGAAGGTGCTCGCCCAGGTGCTCGCCACCAGCGCCGCCCCGCTGCCCCAGGTCGCGGAGGAGAGCAAGTTCGAGACCCTCGTGGGTACCGCGATGAAGGAGCTGTTCGCGGACGCGGCCAGCGGCAAGCCGGTCACCGAGCAAGCCATCAAGGAGAAGCTCAGCAACGCCCAGCAGCAGATGGGCAGCTGAGCACGTCAACTGCTCCTTGAGGCTGGCCGCCACGTCGCGGCCACGCGACGCGGCGGCCAGTCCGGGAGGACACAGCGTGGCCGTGGAGGGGAACGCCGACCCCTCCACGGCCCATCCTTGAGAGGACCACGATGGTGACCACCACGACGGCTCCGGTCCGGGCCGAGCCGTCCACACCCGGCGCCGGCCGCAAGAAAAAGCCCCGGCTGCCCCGCTCCAAGCTGCCGTACCTGCTCCTGCTCCCGGCCATCGCGCTCGAACTGCTCGTCCACGTCATCCCGATGGTGGTGGGCGTGTGGATGAGCCTGCTGGAGCTGACCCAGTTCCAGATCCGCAACTGGTCGGCGGCCCCGTTCGCCGGGCTGGACAACTACCGGGCCACATTGGACATCAACGGCCCGGTCGGCGAGGAGCTGCTGCACTCGTTCTGGGTGACCGTGCTGTACACGACGTTCTCCGTCGGCCTGTCGTGGCTGTTCGGGCTCTTCGCCGGCGTGTTCCTGCAGCGGCCGTTCCCCGGGCGGTCACTGCTGCGGACCCTCTTCCTCACCCCGTACGCGCTGCCCGTCTACGCGGCCGTCATCACCTGGACCTTCATCTACCAGCGCGACACCGGCCTGCTCAACGAGCTGCTCACCACGACCGGCCTCGCCGACGACCGCCCCTTCTGGCTGATCGGCGGCAACAGCTTCTGGGCCCTGCTGGTCGTGTCGGTGTGGCGGTCGTGGCCGTTCGCGTTCCTGTGCATCATGGCCGGCCTGCAGAACGTGCCGACCGAGATGTACGAGGCCGCCGCGATCGACGGCGCCGGCTTCTGGCGCCGCCTCAAGGACGTGACGCTGCCGATGCTGCGGCCGGTCAACCAGGTGCTGATCCTGGTGCTGTTCCTGTGGACGTTCAACGACTTCAACACGCCGTTCGTCCTCTTCGGAGGGTCCGCGCCGGAACAGGCCGACCTCATCTCCATCCACATCTACCGCAGCTCGTTCATCACCTGGAACTTCGGCCAGGGATCCGCGATGTCGGTGGCGCTGCTGCTCTTCCTGCTGCTCGTGACGGCGGCGTACCTGCTGGTCACCAACCGGAGGAGGGAACATGCGTGAGACGACCGCGGAGCGCTGGTCGCGGCGGGTCGTGCTGACCCTGCTCACATTGTTCACGATCACCCCGCTCTACGTGATGGTCAGCTCGGCGCTCAAGCCGCTGCGCGACGTGCAGGGCCCGTTCACGTGGATACCGTCGCGGCCGAGCTTCCAGGCGTTCATCGACATGTGGAGCACGGTGCCGCTCGGCCGGTACCTGCTCAACAGCCTGCTGGTCTCCAGCGTGGCCGCGCTCATCTCCGTGGCCATCGCCATCTTCGCCGCGTTCGCCGTCAGCCGGTACCGCTTCCGCGGCCGCCAGATCTTCTCGGTGACCGTGCTGTCGACGCAGATGTTCCCCGGGATCCTCTTCCTGCTCCCGCTCTTCCTCATCTACGTCAACCTCGGCAACGCCACCGGCATCGAGCTCTACGCCAGCCGCACCGGCCTCATCATCACGTACCTGACCTTCTCGCTGCCCTTCTCCATCTGGATGCTGGTCGGCTACTTCGACTCGATCCCGCGCGGCCTCGACGAGGCGGCACAGGTGGACGGCGCGGGTCCGATGAGGACACTGTTTCAGGTCATCCTGCCGACGGCGGTCCCCGGCGTGGTGGCCGTGACGGTGTACGCCTTCATGACCGCCTGGGGCGAGGTGCTCTTCGCCTCCGTGATGACCGACGAGAACAGCCGCACGCTCGCGGTCGGTCTGCAGGGCTACGCGACCCAGTACAACGTCTACTGGAACCAGGTTATGGCCGCGTCGCTGGTCGTGAGCATCCCCGTGGTCGCCGGCTTCCTGATGCTCCAGCGCTACTTCGTCGCCGGCCTGACCGCCGGGGCTGTTAAGTGAACTCTTTACCAGAGGGGAACCACACCGTGCCCGACCTGTCGAAGCTGCCACCCGACTTCACCTGGGGCGTCGCCACCGCGGCGTACCAGATCGAAGGCGCCGTGGGAGAGGATGGCCGGAAACCGTCCATCTGGGACACCTTCAGCCGGGTACCCGGTGCCATCGACAACGCGGACAACGGCGACGTCGCCTGCGACCACTACCACCGGTGGGAGGAGGACGTCGCGCTGATGCGCAAGCTCGGCGTCCAGGCGTACCGCTTCTCGGTGGCCTGGCCGCGGGTCATCCCCGACGGGGTCGGCCAGGTCAACGCCGCGGGCCTCGCCTTCTACGACCGGCTCGTCGACGGGCTCCTCGAAGCGGGCATCAAGCCGATGGTCACCCTCTACCACTGGGACCTGCCGCAGGCGTTGCAGGACAAGGGCGGCTGGCCCGAGCGGGCGACCGCCGAGGCGCTGGCCGACTACGCCACCGTGGTCGCCGGCGCGCTCGGCGACCGGGTCACCGAGTGGGTGACGGTCAACGAGCCGCTGTGCGTCTCGTGGATCGGCCACCTGGAGGGGCGGATGGCGCCGGGCGTACGCGACCTCGGCCAGGCCGTGCGCGCCAGCCACCACACGCTGCTCGGCCACGGCCTGGCCACCCAGGCGATCCGCGCGGCGGCGGCCCGACCCCCGCAGGTCGGCATCGTGCTCAACCCCAGCCCGTGCGCGCCCGGCAGCGAACGCCCCGAGGACGTCGCCGCCGCCCGCCGCGCCGACGGGCACACCAACCGCTGGTGGCTCGACCCGCTGTACGGCCGCGGGTACCCCGCCGACATGGTCGAGACGTACGGCCACGAGCCGCCCGTCCAGCCCGGCGACCTGGACCTCATCGCCACGCCGACCGAGTTCCTCGGGCTCAACTACTACTTCCGCCAGCTCGTCGTGGACGACCCCGAGGGCCCCGCGCCGTACGCCCGGCAGATCCCGGTGCCCGGCTCGATGGAGACCGCGATGGGCTGGGAGATGTACCCCTCCGGCCTGGAGCAGATCCTCGTCAACGTGTCGGAGACCTACCGGCCGGCGCGCGTCATCGTGACCGAGAGCGGCTCGGCCTGGCGGGACGAGCTCACCCCGGACGGCGAGATCCAGGACAAGGAGCGCACCGACTACCTGGAGCAGCACATCGACGCCTGCGCCTCGGCGGCGGCGCAGGGCGTGCCGATCGACGGCTACTACGTGTGGTCGCTGCTGGACAACTTCGAGTGGTCGTACGGGTACGACAAGCGCTTCGGCCTCGTACATGTCGACTACGACAGCCAGCGCCGCACGATCAAGGCCAGCGGCCACCGGTACGCCAACCTGATCGCCCAGCACCGCCAGGTCACGGCGGTCGGCTGAGGAAGGGTTCCCTCTCCGGGGGATGAGAGCGGGGCCGGGGCCCGCCGCTTGCCGTGGCACCTGAGCGGCGGCAACCCCGGCCCGCGCGGCACCGCTGCCGCGGATCGTGGGGAGTCGGCGCCGAATCGAGGTCTCTAGGGTAGAGGCCGCGGACACGGGCGTTCAGGCGGGTGAGGCCGAGCAGGGCGTCCATGTGCGGCGTCGGGGTGCCGGTGGCCTGGGCGATCTCCCGGACCACGGTGACCATCGCGTCCAGCTCCAGCGGCCGGCCCGCCTCCGCGTCCTGGAGCATCGACGTGCGGAAGGCGCCCAGCCGCCGCGTCACCTGGTTGCGGTCTTCGGCGCTCTGGGCGATCGGGCAGCCGATCCGCTCGCCGATCGCGGCCGCCTCGCCCATGACCGCGCGCACGAAGCCGTTGACAAGCTCGTCGTCGAGGATGCGGTCGGCGGTGGCGCCGGTGAGGGCGGAGATCGGGTTCATCGTCATGTTGCCCCACAGCTTGTACCAGATGTCCTGCTGGATGCGGGTCGAGACGGTGACGTTGAAGCCGGCCTCGCCCACGACGGCGGCCAGCGCCTCCAGGCGGCCGGAGGTGCCGCCCGCGGGCTCGCCGAGGATCAGGCTGTCGCCGGCGTGGTGGCGGGCCAGGCCCGGCTCCTCGACGCTGGCGCTGAGGTGGACGACGCAGCCCACCACCCGCGCGGTCGGTATCGCGGCGGCGACCGTGCCGTCCGGGTCGACCGCGCGCAGCCGCAGCCCGTCGAACTCGCCGCCGGCGCCGTCGAAGAACCACCACGGCACCCCGTTGATCGCCGGCACGACCGTGGTCCGCGGCCCGAGCAGCGGCGCGAGCGTGGGCGCCAGCGCGGGCAGGGCGTGCGCCTTGACGGTCAGCAGCACCACGTCCTGCGGGCCGAGCGCCGAGGGGTCGTCACTCGCGGTGACCGGGCCGCCGATCACGCCGCCGGCGGTGCGCAGTCGCCAGCCGTGGGTGCGCAGCGCGTCCAGCGTGCGGCCGCGGGCCAGGGCGGCGGTGGTGCATCCACTGGCGGCGAGCCGTGCGCCGATCAAACCACCCACAGCGCCGGCACCGACCACACATACGCGCGTCACGGCGCCATTCAACCAGGCGGTGGGCGCGATGCCGCGTACCGGCTGACCTGGTCGGGGCCGTCAGGCCGAAGTGGCGGTCAGCTACCGGACAGAGGCGGTGGACCGCGGGTTCGCCGCTCCTAGCCTGGGCAGCCATGGAGCGCAGCATGCCCCGGCTGACCGTCATCGGCACCGGATACCTCGGCGCGACGCACGCCATCTGCATGGCCGTGCTCGGCTACGAGGTGCTCGGCGTCGACGTCGACGGTGCCAAGGTGGCGCGGCTCGCCTCTGGCGAGGTGCCGTTCTTCGAGCCGGGCCTGCCCGAGCTGCTGGTCAAGGCGCTGGAGTCGGGACGGTTGCGGTTCACCACCTCGTACGCGGAGGCGGGCGACTTCGGCGACGTGCACTTCCTGTGCGTGGGCACGCCGCAGCGCCCCGGCTCGTACGCGGCCGACCTGCGCTTCGTGGACGCGGCCGTCACGGAGCTCGCGCACCACCTGCACCGCCGCGCGCTCGTCGTCGGCAAGTCGACCGTGCCGATCGGCACCGCCGCCCGGCTCACCGAGATGGTGCGGCGGCTCGCGCCGGCCGGCGACCGGGTCGAGCTGGCGTGGAACCCGGAGTTCCTGCGCGAGGGGTACGCGGTCGACGACACCATGCGGCC is from Phytohabitans houttuyneae and encodes:
- a CDS encoding GH1 family beta-glucosidase, whose translation is MPDLSKLPPDFTWGVATAAYQIEGAVGEDGRKPSIWDTFSRVPGAIDNADNGDVACDHYHRWEEDVALMRKLGVQAYRFSVAWPRVIPDGVGQVNAAGLAFYDRLVDGLLEAGIKPMVTLYHWDLPQALQDKGGWPERATAEALADYATVVAGALGDRVTEWVTVNEPLCVSWIGHLEGRMAPGVRDLGQAVRASHHTLLGHGLATQAIRAAAARPPQVGIVLNPSPCAPGSERPEDVAAARRADGHTNRWWLDPLYGRGYPADMVETYGHEPPVQPGDLDLIATPTEFLGLNYYFRQLVVDDPEGPAPYARQIPVPGSMETAMGWEMYPSGLEQILVNVSETYRPARVIVTESGSAWRDELTPDGEIQDKERTDYLEQHIDACASAAAQGVPIDGYYVWSLLDNFEWSYGYDKRFGLVHVDYDSQRRTIKASGHRYANLIAQHRQVTAVG
- a CDS encoding 2-dehydropantoate 2-reductase; translation: MTRVCVVGAGAVGGLIGARLAASGCTTAALARGRTLDALRTHGWRLRTAGGVIGGPVTASDDPSALGPQDVVLLTVKAHALPALAPTLAPLLGPRTTVVPAINGVPWWFFDGAGGEFDGLRLRAVDPDGTVAAAIPTARVVGCVVHLSASVEEPGLARHHAGDSLILGEPAGGTSGRLEALAAVVGEAGFNVTVSTRIQQDIWYKLWGNMTMNPISALTGATADRILDDELVNGFVRAVMGEAAAIGERIGCPIAQSAEDRNQVTRRLGAFRTSMLQDAEAGRPLELDAMVTVVREIAQATGTPTPHMDALLGLTRLNARVRGLYPRDLDSAPTPHDPRQRCRAGRGCRRSGATASGGPRPRSHPPEREPFLSRPP
- a CDS encoding ABC transporter substrate-binding protein: MTAAAVMLAASITACGDDSDSGSGGGAKTLTYWASNQGASIDFDKQTLQPELDKFEQQTGIKVNVEVVPWSDLLNRLLAAATSGKGPDVVNIGNTWSASLQATGAFVPFDDATLNSVGGKDRFVPAALAAAGAPGQPPTAVPLYSLAYALYYNKKMFADAGVTAPPTTWEELIEVGKKLTKGQQWGLAVEGANPSENAHHAFAFGQQWGGEWFDASGKPTFDTPQNVAAVKRYIDFMAVDKIVNPSNAEYAQNQSVADFANGKAAMLLWQAAGNAFKAQGMAADAYGVAPVPFPATAPAGGKKVNSMVAGINIAVFKHTKDKDAALQFVKFMTSDAEQVQLNKTYGSLPSVTTVASDAAFQAEEQKVLAQVLATSAAPLPQVAEESKFETLVGTAMKELFADAASGKPVTEQAIKEKLSNAQQQMGS
- a CDS encoding carbohydrate ABC transporter permease; the encoded protein is MRETTAERWSRRVVLTLLTLFTITPLYVMVSSALKPLRDVQGPFTWIPSRPSFQAFIDMWSTVPLGRYLLNSLLVSSVAALISVAIAIFAAFAVSRYRFRGRQIFSVTVLSTQMFPGILFLLPLFLIYVNLGNATGIELYASRTGLIITYLTFSLPFSIWMLVGYFDSIPRGLDEAAQVDGAGPMRTLFQVILPTAVPGVVAVTVYAFMTAWGEVLFASVMTDENSRTLAVGLQGYATQYNVYWNQVMAASLVVSIPVVAGFLMLQRYFVAGLTAGAVK
- a CDS encoding carbohydrate ABC transporter permease — protein: MVTTTTAPVRAEPSTPGAGRKKKPRLPRSKLPYLLLLPAIALELLVHVIPMVVGVWMSLLELTQFQIRNWSAAPFAGLDNYRATLDINGPVGEELLHSFWVTVLYTTFSVGLSWLFGLFAGVFLQRPFPGRSLLRTLFLTPYALPVYAAVITWTFIYQRDTGLLNELLTTTGLADDRPFWLIGGNSFWALLVVSVWRSWPFAFLCIMAGLQNVPTEMYEAAAIDGAGFWRRLKDVTLPMLRPVNQVLILVLFLWTFNDFNTPFVLFGGSAPEQADLISIHIYRSSFITWNFGQGSAMSVALLLFLLLVTAAYLLVTNRRREHA
- a CDS encoding ROK family transcriptional regulator, with the protein product MALERTTNRTVRLRNRAALLSKLFLEGPLTRQDLARDTGLSQPAVSNVVADLIAAGLVVDAGALESDGGRPSMSLRVAPRFALVAGVDVGETRVRVELFDLSMALLASADYPIDATRPPGAIGEPGVAGERGEPAQQSPDPATVVRHIVAGLSAVTERAGVSRTDLLGVGVGVSGVVVQDSEAVVYAQTLGWDGVPLERMIRAEVDVPLYIDNGAKTQGQAEMWFGAGRGARHAVFALVGSGVGATVVSNGATYRGVASSAGEWGHTTLVYGGRDCRCGARGCLEAYVGAEGIIERYREARRGRAVPGVDEESQINALLAAADRSETAQRVLEETAGYLGAGVANLINLFNPERVVLGGWAGLALGPRLLPAIRAAAAAQALRKPFEQATIELGQLGVDAVALGAATLPVAHLLTAGGVRADNVVTAAAV